One Carassius auratus strain Wakin chromosome 16, ASM336829v1, whole genome shotgun sequence genomic window carries:
- the LOC113116171 gene encoding C-C chemokine receptor type 5-like isoform X2, with amino-acid sequence MEATPFSSEDGYSTNDTTADTTTGDYYGYYKTTGDYYGYYNDDIVSNSCIYGDHGASILPVLYSLFFVVGFLGNILVVWVVLMGVKLRSMTDICLLNLAIADLLLISSLPFLAHSARDQWIFGDFMCTMVLSVYHIGFYSGIFFIVLMSIDRYLAVVHAVFALRVRTRTYGILASVVIWIIAVSASFPELIYLKTTEHNKTKICMSYQSNDKDSYSTTKIIGIFKMNIIGLFFPLLAIGFCYLMILKRLLSARSSRRQAMRLVITVMVVFFFCWAPYNIAAFVKALEMMEHITASCEGSKAIRLSLQFTEALAYSHSSLNPFLYVFVGEKFRKQLFRLLNKTPLSRVRFIKSYIVQATGSVYSQTTSVDERSSTAV; translated from the exons ATGGAAGCCACACCATTTTCCAG TGAGGATGGATACTCTACAAATGATACAACTGCTGATACAACTACAGGGGACTATTATGGATACTATAAAACTACAGGGGACTATTATGGATACTATAATGATGACATTGTTTCAAATTCCTGTATTTATGGTGATCATGGAGCTAGCATTCTTCCTGTGTTGTACTCTCTGTTTTTTGTGGTGGGCTTTCTGGGTAACATACTGGTGGTCTGGGTGGTTTTGATGGGTGTGAAGCTGAGAAGTATGACTGACATCTGTCTTCTGAACCTGGCTATTGCTGACCTGCTCTTAATCTCCTCCCTCCCCTTCCTGGCACACAGTGCCAGAGACCAGTGGATTTTTGGAGATTTTATGTGCACTATGGTCCTCAGTGTCTACCACATTGGATTCTATAGTGGAATATTCTTCATTGTGCTGATGAGTATTGACCGGTACTTGGCTGTAGTTCATGCTGTGTTTGCCCTGAGAGTCAGAACAAGGACATATGGGATCTTAGCCAGTGTGGTCATATGGATTATTGCCGTTTCTGCATCCTTTCCTGAGCTGATATACCTTAAaaccacagaacacaacaaaacaaaaatatgcatgtctTATCAATCAAATGATAAAGATTCTTATAGTACTACAAAGATAATTGGTATCTTTAAAATGAACATCATTGGtttattttttccacttttaGCGATTGGATTTTGTTACTTGATGATCTTAAAGAGACTCCTGTCAGCTCGCTCCTCCAGGAGGCAGGCCATGCGTCTTGTCATCACAGTGATGGTGGTCTTCTTTTTCTGTTGGGCTCCATACAATATTGCTGCTTTTGTAAAAGCTTTAGAGATGATGGAACATATAACTGCATCTTGTGAAGGCAGTAAGGCAATCCGTCTAAGCCTGCAGTTCACAGAAGCTCTGGCTTACTCACACAGCAGTCTGAATCCCTTTCTTTATGTGTTCGTGGGGGAGAAATTTAGGAAGCAACTTTTTAGACTCCTGAATAAGACACCCCTTAGTAGAGTGCGGTTCATAAAAAGTTACATTGTACAGGCCACAGGATCTGTTTACTCACAGACCACTAGTGTGGATGAGAGATCAAGTACAGCTGTTTGA
- the LOC113116171 gene encoding C-C chemokine receptor type 5-like isoform X1, which yields MNSTAALLSVGQQTMEATPFSSEDGYSTNDTTADTTTGDYYGYYKTTGDYYGYYNDDIVSNSCIYGDHGASILPVLYSLFFVVGFLGNILVVWVVLMGVKLRSMTDICLLNLAIADLLLISSLPFLAHSARDQWIFGDFMCTMVLSVYHIGFYSGIFFIVLMSIDRYLAVVHAVFALRVRTRTYGILASVVIWIIAVSASFPELIYLKTTEHNKTKICMSYQSNDKDSYSTTKIIGIFKMNIIGLFFPLLAIGFCYLMILKRLLSARSSRRQAMRLVITVMVVFFFCWAPYNIAAFVKALEMMEHITASCEGSKAIRLSLQFTEALAYSHSSLNPFLYVFVGEKFRKQLFRLLNKTPLSRVRFIKSYIVQATGSVYSQTTSVDERSSTAV from the exons ATGAATTCTACAGCTGCGTTGCTGAG TGTGGGTCAGCAGACGATGGAAGCCACACCATTTTCCAG TGAGGATGGATACTCTACAAATGATACAACTGCTGATACAACTACAGGGGACTATTATGGATACTATAAAACTACAGGGGACTATTATGGATACTATAATGATGACATTGTTTCAAATTCCTGTATTTATGGTGATCATGGAGCTAGCATTCTTCCTGTGTTGTACTCTCTGTTTTTTGTGGTGGGCTTTCTGGGTAACATACTGGTGGTCTGGGTGGTTTTGATGGGTGTGAAGCTGAGAAGTATGACTGACATCTGTCTTCTGAACCTGGCTATTGCTGACCTGCTCTTAATCTCCTCCCTCCCCTTCCTGGCACACAGTGCCAGAGACCAGTGGATTTTTGGAGATTTTATGTGCACTATGGTCCTCAGTGTCTACCACATTGGATTCTATAGTGGAATATTCTTCATTGTGCTGATGAGTATTGACCGGTACTTGGCTGTAGTTCATGCTGTGTTTGCCCTGAGAGTCAGAACAAGGACATATGGGATCTTAGCCAGTGTGGTCATATGGATTATTGCCGTTTCTGCATCCTTTCCTGAGCTGATATACCTTAAaaccacagaacacaacaaaacaaaaatatgcatgtctTATCAATCAAATGATAAAGATTCTTATAGTACTACAAAGATAATTGGTATCTTTAAAATGAACATCATTGGtttattttttccacttttaGCGATTGGATTTTGTTACTTGATGATCTTAAAGAGACTCCTGTCAGCTCGCTCCTCCAGGAGGCAGGCCATGCGTCTTGTCATCACAGTGATGGTGGTCTTCTTTTTCTGTTGGGCTCCATACAATATTGCTGCTTTTGTAAAAGCTTTAGAGATGATGGAACATATAACTGCATCTTGTGAAGGCAGTAAGGCAATCCGTCTAAGCCTGCAGTTCACAGAAGCTCTGGCTTACTCACACAGCAGTCTGAATCCCTTTCTTTATGTGTTCGTGGGGGAGAAATTTAGGAAGCAACTTTTTAGACTCCTGAATAAGACACCCCTTAGTAGAGTGCGGTTCATAAAAAGTTACATTGTACAGGCCACAGGATCTGTTTACTCACAGACCACTAGTGTGGATGAGAGATCAAGTACAGCTGTTTGA